In a genomic window of Curtobacterium flaccumfaciens pv. betae:
- the treY gene encoding malto-oligosyltrehalose synthase, protein MTAGTPGAANRVPASTYRLQVSADFDLDAARDLVDYVHDLGADWLYLSPVLQAESGSNHGYDVVDHTRVDTDRGGDQAMRALAEAAHAVGLGVIVDVVPNHVGVATPESNPWWWSLLELGQGSPVAWAFDVDWEAGDGKLRVPVLDDRLLEAVTLDTSDAERPVLRVGETAYPTAPGTVYDGDTVETVHDRQHYAFVHWKRADHDLNYRRFFAVNTLAAIRVEEPEVFAASHGVIGGWFRDGLVDGLRIDHPDGLYDPAGYLQDLAELTGGAYTLVEKILEPGEQLPSSWPVDGTTGYDALGVLDRVFVDPAGEQALTAASGAEPTDWQQLTHDTRRGIADGILGSEVERLARLLAPSAVTETITHERIVDAVAEIVASFDVYRTYLPEGAHHLITALERAVEARPDLDDVIDRIAPALVDPTDAAAVRLQQTSGMVMAKGVEDTAFYRTSRLSSLSEVGGDPSVFAVSVADFHRAQRERLGSWPHTMTTLTTHDTKRSEDTRARIAVLAELGDEWAATLERLQSLVPLQDRVFADLLWQAIVGARPASRERLHAYAEKASREAGDSTTWTEPDEAFEQQMHAIVDAAFDDPDVVAVLDALDEQIDAAGWSNGLAQKLVQLTAPGVPDVYQGTEFWDRSLVDPDNRRPVDYAERRHVLAELDGPDDDGPEDLPTIGIDGAAKLLVTTRALRIRRDRPELFTRYLELEATGSAADHVIAFDRGGAVTIATRLPIGLGRVGGWGDTLVHAVPVERIDLLTGRRVPADRGIALADLLTTYPVALLVPADAVGAAGHADAVTAVSDASGASRPAAGRTPDATETDAQAEIDILEGHA, encoded by the coding sequence ATGACCGCCGGAACGCCCGGCGCCGCGAACCGCGTCCCCGCATCGACCTACCGGCTGCAGGTCTCGGCCGACTTCGACCTCGATGCCGCACGCGACCTGGTCGACTACGTGCACGACCTCGGCGCCGACTGGCTGTACCTGTCGCCGGTGCTGCAGGCCGAGTCCGGGTCGAACCACGGCTACGACGTGGTCGACCACACGCGGGTCGACACCGACCGTGGCGGCGACCAGGCGATGCGGGCGTTGGCCGAGGCCGCGCACGCCGTCGGCCTCGGGGTCATCGTCGACGTGGTGCCGAACCACGTCGGCGTCGCGACCCCCGAGTCGAACCCGTGGTGGTGGTCCCTGCTCGAACTCGGGCAGGGCTCCCCCGTGGCCTGGGCCTTCGACGTGGACTGGGAAGCCGGCGACGGCAAGCTCCGCGTCCCCGTGCTCGACGACCGGCTGCTCGAGGCGGTCACGCTCGACACGTCCGACGCCGAGCGCCCGGTGCTCCGCGTCGGCGAGACCGCCTACCCGACCGCCCCCGGAACGGTTTACGACGGCGACACCGTCGAGACCGTGCACGACCGCCAGCACTACGCGTTCGTGCACTGGAAGCGCGCCGACCACGACCTGAACTACCGCCGGTTCTTCGCGGTGAACACCCTCGCGGCGATCCGCGTCGAGGAGCCCGAGGTCTTCGCGGCCTCGCACGGGGTCATCGGCGGCTGGTTCCGCGACGGACTCGTCGACGGCCTGCGCATCGACCACCCGGACGGGCTGTACGACCCGGCGGGCTACCTGCAGGACCTGGCGGAGCTGACCGGCGGGGCCTACACCCTCGTCGAGAAGATCCTCGAGCCGGGCGAGCAGCTGCCGAGTTCGTGGCCGGTCGACGGCACCACCGGGTACGACGCCCTCGGGGTGCTCGACCGCGTGTTCGTCGACCCCGCGGGCGAGCAGGCGCTGACCGCGGCGTCGGGCGCCGAACCGACCGACTGGCAGCAGCTCACGCACGACACCCGACGGGGCATCGCGGACGGCATCCTCGGCAGCGAGGTCGAGCGGCTCGCACGCCTGCTCGCACCGAGCGCCGTGACGGAGACGATCACGCACGAGCGGATCGTCGACGCGGTCGCCGAGATCGTGGCCTCGTTCGACGTGTACCGCACGTACCTGCCCGAGGGCGCCCACCATCTCATCACCGCGCTCGAGCGCGCCGTCGAGGCCCGCCCGGACCTCGACGACGTCATCGACCGGATCGCACCGGCACTCGTCGACCCGACGGACGCCGCGGCGGTCCGACTGCAGCAGACCAGCGGCATGGTGATGGCGAAGGGTGTCGAGGACACGGCGTTCTACCGCACCTCGCGCCTGTCGTCCCTGAGCGAGGTCGGCGGCGACCCGAGCGTCTTCGCGGTCTCGGTCGCGGACTTCCACCGGGCCCAGCGCGAACGGCTCGGCAGCTGGCCGCACACCATGACGACGCTCACCACGCACGACACAAAGCGCAGCGAGGACACCCGCGCCCGCATCGCCGTGCTGGCCGAGCTCGGTGACGAGTGGGCCGCCACCCTCGAGCGTCTGCAGTCGCTCGTGCCGTTGCAGGACCGCGTGTTCGCCGACCTGCTCTGGCAGGCGATCGTCGGCGCCCGACCCGCGAGCCGTGAGCGTCTGCACGCGTACGCCGAGAAGGCCTCCCGCGAAGCCGGTGACAGCACCACCTGGACCGAGCCCGACGAGGCGTTCGAGCAGCAGATGCACGCGATCGTCGACGCCGCGTTCGACGACCCGGACGTGGTCGCCGTGCTCGACGCCCTCGACGAGCAGATCGACGCCGCCGGGTGGTCGAACGGTCTCGCCCAGAAGCTCGTCCAGCTCACCGCCCCGGGCGTCCCCGACGTCTACCAGGGCACCGAGTTTTGGGACCGCTCGCTCGTCGACCCCGACAACCGTCGTCCGGTCGACTACGCCGAGCGGCGTCACGTGCTCGCCGAGCTCGACGGCCCGGACGACGACGGCCCCGAGGACCTGCCGACCATCGGCATCGACGGTGCCGCGAAGCTCCTGGTCACGACCCGCGCACTGCGCATCCGTCGGGACCGCCCGGAGCTGTTCACCCGGTACCTGGAGCTCGAGGCCACCGGCAGCGCGGCCGACCACGTCATCGCGTTCGACCGCGGCGGTGCCGTGACGATCGCGACGCGTCTGCCGATCGGCCTCGGCCGCGTCGGCGGTTGGGGCGACACGCTGGTGCACGCCGTCCCCGTCGAGCGCA
- a CDS encoding ECF transporter S component, translated as MPSGTSTTVTTAPRRSLRWRVVDIVVASVLAVALGVVFRLWEFGYEPISAVMDLVLPGTKALFGGVWLLAGPIVAIVVRKPGAALYGEMVAASVEALFGTQWGWLTLEAGLVQGLGAEIVLALFLYRVYRLPVVVLAGAAAGLALGINDTVLWYPGLDVAFKVVYVICAVISGAVIAGAGSWLIVRALARTGVLSSFAAGREHSRREPRALV; from the coding sequence ATGCCTTCAGGCACGTCCACAACCGTCACCACCGCTCCGCGGCGATCGCTGCGTTGGCGGGTCGTCGACATCGTCGTCGCGAGTGTCCTCGCGGTGGCCCTCGGAGTCGTCTTCCGGCTCTGGGAGTTCGGCTACGAGCCCATCAGCGCCGTCATGGACCTCGTGCTCCCCGGCACGAAGGCCCTGTTCGGCGGGGTCTGGCTGCTCGCCGGACCGATCGTCGCGATCGTCGTCCGCAAGCCCGGCGCCGCGCTCTACGGCGAGATGGTCGCCGCCTCGGTCGAGGCGTTGTTCGGCACCCAGTGGGGATGGCTCACGCTCGAGGCCGGGCTCGTCCAGGGCCTCGGCGCCGAGATCGTCCTCGCGCTGTTCCTGTACCGCGTCTACCGCCTGCCGGTCGTCGTGCTCGCCGGTGCCGCGGCCGGACTCGCGCTCGGCATCAACGACACCGTCCTCTGGTACCCGGGGCTCGACGTCGCCTTCAAGGTCGTCTACGTGATCTGTGCGGTCATCTCCGGTGCCGTGATCGCGGGGGCGGGCTCGTGGCTGATCGTCCGGGCTCTCGCCCGCACCGGGGTGCTGTCGTCCTTCGCGGCCGGCCGTGAGCACAGCCGCCGCGAGCCCCGCGCCCTGGTGTGA
- a CDS encoding MFS transporter has protein sequence MPSQTTVTAPPGRPAAPSTTATRRRVALASFVGTTVEYYDFYLYATASALVFAPTFFPSVTPAVGVIASFATYGVGFVARPLGGVIAGHLGDRIGRKKLLVASLVLMGIASTLIGVIPSAATIGVGAVVALVFLRLLQGVAAGAEWGGSALLSVEHAPERHRGLFGAFTQMGSAGGMLLATGVFTLVRSLLGTEAFLAWGWRLPFLFSAVIVAVGLVIRLGVQDAPVFQELRASGGVERFPVWQAIRQHPRSILVTAGLRLVQPALYSILTTYSLTYLGNVRGPSGSDAGLQAVLVISAVSLVSTPFWGWLSDRVGRRVLTIWSAVGIAVLIWPFFAFLDAGPLVLLPLVALIGMCVFHDSIYGPQAAWFAEQFPTGRRYSGMSLGYQIGSIFSVGLTPLLAAVFVQLGGGSPWILCGYLGVYAVLTIVAAVFAVDPRAVARRERRADVSRWATVLAFRRP, from the coding sequence ATGCCGAGCCAGACCACCGTCACCGCGCCTCCAGGCCGTCCCGCCGCACCGTCGACCACCGCGACCCGTCGTCGGGTCGCCCTCGCGTCGTTCGTCGGGACGACCGTCGAGTACTACGACTTCTACCTCTACGCGACGGCCTCGGCGCTGGTGTTCGCACCGACGTTCTTCCCGTCCGTGACGCCGGCCGTCGGGGTCATCGCGTCGTTCGCGACCTACGGCGTCGGGTTCGTGGCGCGGCCGCTCGGCGGCGTGATCGCCGGCCACCTGGGTGACCGGATCGGGCGGAAGAAGCTGCTCGTCGCGTCGCTGGTGCTGATGGGCATCGCGTCCACGTTGATCGGGGTGATCCCGTCCGCCGCGACCATCGGGGTCGGCGCCGTCGTGGCGCTCGTGTTCCTGCGGCTGCTGCAGGGCGTCGCGGCCGGTGCGGAGTGGGGCGGCTCGGCGCTGCTGTCCGTCGAGCACGCGCCGGAACGGCACCGGGGGCTGTTCGGGGCGTTCACGCAGATGGGGTCGGCCGGTGGGATGCTCCTGGCGACCGGGGTCTTCACGCTCGTGCGGTCGCTGCTCGGCACCGAGGCGTTCCTGGCCTGGGGCTGGCGGCTGCCGTTCCTGTTCTCGGCGGTGATCGTGGCGGTCGGGCTCGTCATCCGGCTCGGCGTGCAGGACGCCCCGGTGTTCCAGGAGCTGCGCGCCTCGGGCGGGGTCGAACGGTTCCCGGTGTGGCAGGCGATCCGGCAACACCCGCGGTCGATCCTGGTGACGGCGGGTCTGCGCCTCGTGCAGCCGGCGCTGTACTCGATCCTGACGACGTACTCGCTGACCTACCTCGGCAACGTGCGCGGGCCATCGGGCTCGGACGCGGGGCTGCAGGCCGTGCTCGTGATCTCGGCCGTGTCGCTCGTGTCCACGCCGTTCTGGGGGTGGCTGTCGGACCGGGTCGGGCGGCGGGTGCTGACGATCTGGTCGGCGGTGGGCATCGCGGTGCTCATCTGGCCGTTCTTCGCGTTCCTCGACGCCGGTCCGCTCGTGCTGCTGCCGCTCGTGGCGCTGATCGGGATGTGCGTGTTCCACGACAGCATCTACGGGCCGCAGGCGGCGTGGTTCGCGGAGCAGTTCCCGACCGGGCGGCGGTACTCGGGGATGTCGCTCGGGTACCAGATCGGGTCGATCTTCTCGGTGGGGCTGACGCCGCTGCTGGCCGCGGTGTTCGTGCAGCTCGGGGGCGGGTCGCCGTGGATCCTGTGTGGGTACCTCGGGGTGTACGCGGTGCTGACGATCGTGGCGGCGGTGTTCGCGGTGGATCCGCGGGCGGTGGCGCGGCGGGAGCGGCGGGCTGACGTTTCGCGCTGGGCGACAGTTCTCGCCTTCCGGAGGCCGTGA
- a CDS encoding ATP-binding protein, with the protein MPDATPAAGTTDGERATGTTAGDLAPGLAAAAAGVAAATGRRAVVLIDGRSGTGKTTLGAQVAEQLGAQLVHLDDLYPGWDGLRAAADAVVTDVLGAPSGFRRWDWAADAPTDWASVDPDLPIVVEGCGALSRASAPLASLRVWLEADDAVRWDRAIGRDGEVFAREWDRWAAQEQAFIAAEDPAALADVVLRT; encoded by the coding sequence GTGCCTGACGCGACGCCGGCAGCCGGCACGACGGACGGCGAGCGCGCGACGGGTACGACCGCCGGTGACCTCGCCCCCGGCCTGGCCGCTGCTGCTGCCGGTGTCGCCGCTGCCACGGGCCGGCGCGCCGTCGTGCTCATCGACGGCCGGTCCGGCACGGGCAAGACCACCCTCGGAGCGCAGGTCGCAGAGCAGCTCGGTGCGCAGCTCGTGCACCTGGACGACCTGTACCCGGGGTGGGACGGCCTGCGTGCGGCTGCCGATGCCGTGGTGACGGACGTCCTCGGAGCGCCGAGCGGGTTCCGACGCTGGGACTGGGCGGCCGACGCGCCCACGGACTGGGCGTCGGTGGACCCCGACCTGCCGATCGTGGTCGAGGGGTGCGGGGCGTTGTCCCGGGCGTCGGCACCGCTGGCGTCCCTGCGGGTGTGGCTCGAGGCCGACGACGCCGTGCGGTGGGACCGGGCGATCGGACGCGACGGCGAGGTCTTCGCGCGCGAGTGGGACCGCTGGGCCGCGCAGGAACAGGCCTTCATCGCCGCCGAGGACCCGGCCGCCCTGGCCGACGTGGTCCTGCGGACGTAG
- a CDS encoding ATP-binding cassette domain-containing protein — protein sequence MRAPSATSPSTGGDAGAGGGVRGARIVFRGWGWRYPERDAWAVRDVDLTVEPGERVAVVGPSGAGKSTLLRAVAGVLPDEPDATDDTAASVQGTLLVDEADPRAVRGRVGLVMQDPEAHTVMSRVGDDVAFGCENAGVPRDETWDRVRTALDVVGLDLPLDRSTAQLSGGQRQRLALAGVLAMRPGALVLDEPCANLDPDGVAQVHDAVRALLDETGATLLVVEHRIGTWLDLVDRLVLLEPGGGVVADGPPARVLADHGEALTAAGVWVPGAEPARGSARRLRRALGRAGEMPGASGGATAAFRPLGEGERGEGALDEGAREMTSRGRAGEMPGTSGGATAAFRPLGEGERSEGEPSEGELGEEAAVLLEARGLGTARGKQSVGNGIDLGLRAGQVLAVTGPNGVGKSTLGLTLAGLLAPAAGELDATDTLADGLGAAPHTWTSRQLAARVGTVFQDPEHQFVARSVREEIEAGPRALDAPDAAERATALLDEFGLAHLADANPFTLSGGEQRRLAIASVIAARPPVVVLDEPTSGQDRATWQAVVGRLGALADAGSAVVAVTHDRDLIRALDADEVVLGPDGARTVGRDQGPSVATALETGPTAGRRPGPPDRTDTDDRTDAADAADAADGTDRTDPARRPLPARATGIPGVQPVASLIGVLALGVCLVLSLDVVSAAVALALELALLPLLRLPVRTLLLRLAPVLVAVPLTAVSIALYGRPSGREWFDLGFAHVTDGSLTLALATALRVLAVGVPAIALFVRVDPTDLADGLAQVLRLPARFVLGALAAVRMMTLLVDDWRQLAMARRARGLADSGRLRRGATMAFALLVLALRRATTLAVAMESRGFGAPGRRTWARVARFAGPEWAMVAVLVGIGVVSIAVAVSVGTWRA from the coding sequence GTGCGCGCTCCGTCGGCGACGTCCCCTTCCACCGGCGGCGACGCCGGCGCAGGTGGCGGCGTCCGCGGGGCGCGGATCGTGTTCCGTGGCTGGGGCTGGCGGTACCCGGAGCGAGACGCCTGGGCCGTCCGTGACGTCGACCTGACCGTCGAGCCGGGGGAGCGGGTCGCCGTCGTCGGGCCGTCCGGTGCCGGCAAGTCGACGCTCCTGCGAGCGGTCGCCGGCGTGCTGCCCGACGAGCCCGACGCCACCGACGACACCGCTGCTTCGGTGCAGGGGACACTCCTGGTCGACGAGGCCGACCCCCGCGCGGTCCGCGGGCGTGTCGGTCTCGTCATGCAGGACCCCGAGGCACACACCGTGATGTCCCGCGTCGGCGACGACGTGGCCTTCGGCTGCGAGAACGCCGGCGTCCCGCGCGACGAGACCTGGGACCGGGTGCGGACGGCGCTCGACGTCGTCGGCCTCGACCTGCCGCTCGACCGTTCCACCGCGCAGCTGTCCGGTGGGCAGCGGCAGCGGTTGGCGCTCGCGGGCGTGCTCGCGATGCGGCCGGGTGCGCTCGTGCTCGACGAACCCTGCGCGAACCTCGACCCGGACGGCGTGGCGCAGGTGCACGACGCCGTCCGGGCACTGCTCGACGAGACCGGAGCGACGCTGCTCGTGGTGGAGCACCGGATCGGCACCTGGCTGGACCTGGTCGATCGGCTCGTGCTGCTCGAACCAGGCGGCGGCGTGGTCGCGGACGGCCCGCCGGCCCGGGTGCTGGCGGACCACGGCGAGGCGCTCACGGCGGCCGGGGTCTGGGTGCCCGGTGCCGAGCCGGCGCGTGGTTCGGCTCGGCGGCTGCGGCGTGCGCTCGGACGAGCGGGCGAAATGCCCGGAGCGTCCGGCGGGGCGACCGCGGCATTCCGCCCGCTCGGCGAGGGAGAGCGCGGCGAGGGGGCGCTCGACGAGGGAGCGCGTGAGATGACGTCGCGCGGACGAGCGGGCGAAATGCCCGGGACGTCCGGCGGGGCGACCGCGGCATTCCGCCCGCTCGGCGAGGGGGAGCGCAGCGAGGGAGAGCCCAGCGAGGGAGAGCTCGGCGAGGAGGCGGCGGTGCTGCTCGAAGCCCGGGGGCTCGGCACGGCCCGGGGGAAGCAGTCGGTCGGGAACGGCATCGACCTCGGGCTCCGGGCAGGGCAGGTCCTCGCGGTCACCGGCCCGAACGGCGTCGGCAAGTCGACGCTCGGGCTCACCCTCGCGGGCCTGCTGGCACCGGCCGCCGGCGAGCTCGACGCCACCGACACCCTCGCCGACGGTCTCGGCGCAGCGCCGCACACCTGGACGAGCCGCCAACTCGCCGCCCGGGTCGGCACGGTGTTCCAGGACCCCGAGCACCAGTTCGTCGCCCGCTCCGTCCGCGAGGAGATCGAGGCCGGCCCCCGAGCACTCGATGCGCCTGACGCCGCCGAACGAGCCACCGCGCTGCTCGACGAGTTCGGGCTGGCACACCTGGCCGACGCCAACCCGTTCACCCTGTCCGGGGGCGAACAACGACGACTCGCGATCGCCTCGGTCATCGCCGCCCGGCCGCCGGTCGTCGTGCTCGACGAACCGACCTCCGGGCAGGACCGAGCCACGTGGCAGGCCGTCGTCGGGCGGCTCGGGGCCCTGGCTGACGCCGGCTCCGCGGTGGTGGCGGTCACCCACGACCGCGATCTCATCCGGGCACTCGACGCCGACGAGGTCGTGCTCGGGCCGGACGGCGCCCGGACCGTTGGGCGCGACCAGGGGCCGTCGGTCGCGACCGCCCTGGAGACGGGACCGACAGCCGGACGCCGCCCCGGGCCTCCAGACCGGACCGACACGGACGACCGGACGGACGCGGCGGACGCGGCGGATGCGGCGGACGGAACCGACCGAACGGACCCGGCGCGACGACCGCTGCCGGCCCGCGCGACCGGCATCCCCGGCGTCCAGCCGGTCGCGTCACTGATCGGTGTGCTCGCCCTCGGCGTCTGCCTGGTGCTCAGTCTCGACGTCGTCTCCGCCGCCGTCGCCCTGGCGCTCGAACTCGCTCTGCTGCCGCTCCTGCGCCTGCCGGTCCGGACCCTGCTGCTCCGACTCGCACCGGTGCTCGTCGCGGTGCCGCTGACGGCGGTGAGCATCGCGCTGTACGGCAGGCCCTCGGGTCGGGAGTGGTTCGACCTCGGGTTCGCGCACGTCACCGACGGGTCGCTCACACTCGCGTTGGCGACGGCACTCCGGGTCCTCGCGGTGGGCGTGCCGGCCATCGCGCTCTTCGTACGGGTCGACCCGACCGACCTGGCCGACGGGCTCGCGCAGGTGCTCCGGCTGCCCGCGCGGTTCGTGCTCGGAGCGCTCGCCGCCGTCCGGATGATGACCTTGCTCGTCGACGACTGGCGACAGCTCGCGATGGCCCGGCGCGCCCGAGGACTCGCCGACTCCGGACGGCTCCGCCGCGGAGCGACCATGGCGTTCGCGCTGCTCGTGCTCGCGCTGCGCCGGGCGACGACGTTGGCGGTGGCGATGGAGTCACGGGGGTTCGGTGCTCCCGGACGGCGGACCTGGGCGCGGGTCGCGCGGTTCGCCGGGCCGGAGTGGGCGATGGTGGCTGTGCTGGTCGGCATCGGCGTGGTGTCGATCGCCGTCGCGGTGAGCGTGGGGACGTGGCGTGCCTGA
- the glgX gene encoding glycogen debranching protein GlgX — MHTWPGNPYPLGATYDGSGTNFALFSEVAERVELCLFDSDGNEECVRLLEVDAYVWHAYLPNIGPGQQYGFRVHGPYDPDSGARCNPSKLLLDPYAKATSGEIDWDQSLFSYAFGDPDSTNDEDSASHMMKGVVINPFFDWQGDRPPRTPYGETVIYEAHVKGLTETHPDVPEEQRGTYAGVAHPAVIEHLQRLGVTTLELMPVHQFVNDSTLQDKGLSNYWGYNTIGFFAPHSAYSSSGDQGQQVQEFKTMVRELHRAGIEVVLDVVYNHTAEGNHLGPTLSFRGIDNAAYYRLVDDDKKFYMDYTGTGNSLNVGHPHSLQLILDSLRYWVTEMHVDGFRFDLASALAREFYEVDRLSAFFELVQQDPIVSQVKLIAEPWDVGPGGYQVGNFPPQWSEWNGKYRDTVRDFWRGESSTLGEFASRISGSADLYEHDGRTPKASINFITAHDGFTLYDLVAYNEKHNEANGEDNNDGESHNRSWNSGAEGPTDDEAVNALRLQRRRNFLATLLLSQGVPMIAHGDELGRSQSGNNNVYAQDSELSWIDWDSADEDLIQFTADVVKLRHDHPTFRRTRYFNGRPVRRGEGEPLPDVVWLTPSGDAMDPEDWDSGFGKSVGMYLNGEGIRGRDARGERVTDVGFITYFNAHDDVVTFTLPPEEYSPGWTVRIDTADPGARDEVLDAGTPLDVPARSMIVLRAEPDHEVTSTPVDAEQDGAPEPDAPQDAVTPVNPAGSTAPSGTAR, encoded by the coding sequence TTGCACACCTGGCCCGGAAACCCGTACCCGCTCGGGGCGACCTACGACGGGAGCGGCACGAACTTCGCGCTGTTCTCCGAGGTCGCCGAGCGCGTCGAACTCTGTCTGTTCGATTCCGACGGCAACGAAGAATGCGTCCGCCTGCTCGAGGTGGACGCCTACGTCTGGCACGCGTACCTCCCCAACATCGGCCCCGGGCAGCAGTACGGCTTCCGCGTGCACGGCCCGTACGACCCGGACTCCGGCGCGCGCTGCAACCCGTCGAAGCTCCTGCTGGACCCGTACGCCAAGGCGACCAGCGGCGAGATCGACTGGGACCAGTCGCTCTTCTCGTACGCGTTCGGCGACCCGGACTCGACCAACGACGAGGACTCCGCGTCGCACATGATGAAGGGCGTCGTGATCAACCCCTTCTTCGACTGGCAGGGGGACCGTCCGCCGCGCACGCCGTACGGCGAGACCGTCATCTACGAAGCACACGTCAAGGGGCTCACCGAGACCCACCCCGACGTGCCGGAAGAGCAGCGCGGCACCTACGCCGGCGTCGCCCACCCCGCGGTCATCGAACACCTGCAGCGCCTCGGCGTCACCACGCTCGAGCTCATGCCGGTGCACCAGTTCGTGAACGACTCGACCCTGCAGGACAAGGGGCTGTCGAACTACTGGGGCTACAACACCATCGGCTTCTTCGCGCCGCACTCGGCGTACTCGTCGTCGGGCGACCAGGGCCAGCAGGTCCAGGAGTTCAAGACGATGGTGCGCGAGCTGCACCGCGCCGGCATCGAGGTCGTCCTCGACGTCGTCTACAACCACACCGCCGAGGGCAACCACCTCGGCCCGACGCTGTCGTTCCGCGGCATCGACAACGCGGCCTACTACCGCCTGGTCGACGACGACAAGAAGTTCTACATGGACTACACGGGCACGGGGAACTCGCTCAACGTCGGGCACCCGCACTCGCTGCAGCTCATCCTCGACTCGCTCCGCTACTGGGTGACCGAGATGCACGTCGACGGGTTCCGCTTCGACCTCGCCTCGGCGCTGGCCCGCGAGTTCTACGAGGTCGACCGGCTGTCGGCCTTCTTCGAGCTGGTGCAGCAGGACCCGATCGTGTCGCAGGTCAAGCTCATCGCCGAGCCGTGGGACGTCGGCCCCGGTGGCTACCAGGTCGGCAACTTCCCGCCCCAGTGGTCCGAGTGGAACGGCAAGTACCGCGACACCGTCCGTGACTTCTGGCGCGGTGAGTCGTCGACGCTCGGTGAGTTCGCCTCGCGGATCTCCGGCTCGGCCGACCTGTACGAGCACGACGGCCGCACGCCCAAGGCGAGCATCAACTTCATCACCGCGCACGACGGCTTCACGCTGTACGACCTGGTGGCCTACAACGAGAAGCACAACGAGGCCAACGGCGAGGACAACAACGACGGCGAGAGCCACAACCGGTCGTGGAACTCCGGAGCCGAGGGCCCGACCGACGACGAGGCCGTGAACGCCCTGCGGCTCCAGCGTCGCCGGAACTTCCTGGCGACCCTGCTCCTGAGCCAGGGTGTGCCGATGATCGCGCACGGAGACGAGCTCGGCCGGTCGCAGTCCGGCAACAACAACGTCTACGCGCAGGACTCCGAGCTCAGCTGGATCGACTGGGACAGCGCGGACGAGGACCTCATCCAGTTCACCGCCGACGTGGTGAAGCTGCGGCACGACCACCCAACGTTCCGCCGGACCCGGTACTTCAACGGCCGTCCGGTCCGACGTGGCGAGGGCGAGCCGCTGCCCGACGTGGTGTGGCTGACCCCCTCGGGCGACGCCATGGACCCAGAGGACTGGGACTCCGGCTTCGGCAAGAGCGTCGGCATGTACCTGAACGGCGAGGGCATCCGCGGACGCGACGCCCGTGGTGAGCGCGTCACAGACGTCGGCTTCATCACGTACTTCAACGCCCACGACGACGTCGTGACCTTCACGCTCCCACCCGAGGAGTACTCCCCCGGCTGGACCGTCCGGATCGACACCGCCGACCCCGGCGCCCGCGACGAGGTGCTCGACGCGGGTACCCCGCTCGACGTCCCCGCCCGGTCGATGATCGTGCTGCGTGCCGAGCCCGACCACGAGGTCACCAGCACCCCGGTCGACGCCGAGCAGGACGGCGCCCCAGAACCGGACGCCCCGCAGGACGCCGTCACACCGGTGAACCCGGCCGGTTCCACCGCACCGAGCGGAACCGCCCGATGA